One part of the Oceanihabitans sp. IOP_32 genome encodes these proteins:
- a CDS encoding Dps family protein, which translates to MENLVGLDRKKAEKLVVDLNGLLADYEIFYQNLRGLHWNITGKEFFELHEKFEELYKDAFEKIDEIAERVLTLEGEPLHTYTDYLKATDIAEEKSVTDGIQGVEVVVKNFRTLIKKERNILALAADANDEGTVSLMSDYISETEKTLWMLNSYLR; encoded by the coding sequence ATGGAAAATTTAGTAGGACTAGACCGTAAAAAGGCGGAAAAATTAGTAGTAGATTTAAATGGTTTATTGGCAGACTACGAAATCTTTTATCAAAACTTAAGAGGATTACATTGGAATATTACAGGAAAGGAATTTTTTGAACTTCACGAAAAATTTGAAGAGTTATACAAAGATGCTTTTGAAAAAATTGACGAAATCGCAGAACGCGTTTTAACGCTAGAGGGCGAACCCTTGCATACCTACACCGATTATCTTAAGGCGACCGATATTGCCGAAGAGAAAAGTGTAACCGATGGCATACAAGGTGTTGAGGTGGTTGTAAAAAACTTCCGTACGCTTATTAAAAAAGAAAGAAATATCTTGGCTCTGGCCGCCGATGCTAATGATGAAGGTACGGTAAGCTTAATGAGTGATTATATTTCTGAAACAGAAAAAACACTTTGGATGCTTAATTCCTATTTGAGATAA
- a CDS encoding NADPH-dependent FMN reductase, translating to MKTYKIAVIVGSLRKESFNLKTAKALMQLAPESLDLELVSIAGLPMFNEDLEGNPPKEWEVLREKIRNVDGLLFLTPEYNRSVPGVLKNAIDVGSRPYGKNSWDGKPAAVVSVSIGNISGFGANHHLRQSLTFVNVPTMAQPEAYIGGAAALFDDKGELNNDSTKDFLKNFMLAFEKWVHTNA from the coding sequence ATGAAAACGTACAAAATAGCAGTTATTGTAGGCAGCCTTAGAAAGGAATCTTTCAACCTAAAAACAGCCAAAGCGTTAATGCAGCTGGCGCCAGAATCGTTAGATTTAGAACTGGTAAGCATCGCAGGCCTGCCCATGTTTAATGAAGACCTAGAAGGCAATCCACCAAAGGAGTGGGAAGTACTGCGTGAAAAAATAAGGAATGTTGATGGTTTGCTCTTTCTAACGCCAGAATACAACCGCTCGGTGCCTGGAGTTTTAAAAAATGCCATTGATGTTGGCTCACGCCCCTATGGTAAAAATTCATGGGACGGTAAACCAGCTGCTGTAGTAAGTGTTTCTATTGGAAACATTAGTGGTTTTGGTGCCAATCATCATTTAAGGCAGTCGTTAACTTTTGTTAATGTACCGACCATGGCGCAACCAGAAGCTTATATTGGCGGTGCCGCTGCATTGTTTGATGATAAAGGCGAACTAAACAACGACTCTACCAAAGATTTCCTGAAAAATTTTATGTTAGCCTTCGAAAAATGGGTGCATACCAATGCATAA
- a CDS encoding saccharopine dehydrogenase family protein, with the protein MKKHYNIIIAGAGGIAEAAGLLLAEWSSVTPTIFIGDRDVSKAEKVAQWIMEGTTKPCKVTAFNLNLTEPSDGLKHILKEGDALLDCLPGSLAPKTAGLANQYHLYYANLTEYVEETNSIINMAKDAKTGFVLQTGLAPGYINVLGNYLYQEFCNTHGVTQVDSLELKVGALTNHAVAPHFYGFTWSPIGVATEYVKDCVVIRDYKKTTRPALSERGEILIDGLAYEDDLTSGGAANLPDALSGQVKQLDYKTLRHPGHYAWVEQQLEHLKDSKDPASGLQKIMQDQIPHIEDDHIVIYAAVQGKDAQGILRRQEISKKIKPQLVGKHTLRAIQTTTATPLIQAIQWLLETKPKGITLQSNIDAKAFLNGRFVKAVYGKI; encoded by the coding sequence ATGAAAAAACATTATAATATTATTATCGCTGGGGCTGGCGGTATTGCAGAAGCTGCTGGATTACTTTTGGCAGAATGGAGCAGCGTAACCCCTACTATTTTTATTGGCGATCGCGACGTTTCAAAAGCTGAAAAAGTGGCACAATGGATTATGGAAGGCACAACAAAACCTTGTAAAGTCACCGCTTTTAACTTAAACTTAACCGAGCCTTCTGATGGCTTAAAACACATTTTAAAAGAAGGTGATGCCCTGCTAGACTGTTTACCGGGTAGTTTAGCCCCTAAAACAGCTGGGCTGGCAAACCAATACCATTTATACTATGCCAACCTTACCGAATATGTTGAGGAAACCAATAGCATTATAAACATGGCTAAAGACGCCAAAACGGGTTTTGTGCTTCAAACGGGATTAGCACCTGGTTATATTAATGTTTTAGGAAATTATCTGTACCAAGAGTTTTGTAACACCCATGGTGTCACCCAGGTAGACAGCCTAGAATTAAAAGTAGGTGCACTTACCAACCATGCCGTTGCCCCGCACTTTTATGGGTTTACTTGGAGTCCTATTGGTGTGGCTACCGAGTATGTAAAAGATTGCGTGGTAATTCGTGATTATAAAAAAACCACACGCCCTGCCCTTTCTGAGCGTGGTGAGATTTTAATTGATGGCCTAGCTTATGAAGACGATTTAACCTCTGGTGGTGCAGCCAATCTCCCCGATGCCTTAAGTGGCCAGGTAAAGCAATTAGACTATAAAACCTTACGCCACCCAGGACATTATGCGTGGGTAGAACAACAACTAGAACATTTAAAAGACAGTAAAGACCCTGCTTCTGGTCTACAAAAAATCATGCAAGACCAAATCCCGCATATTGAGGACGACCACATTGTGATTTACGCTGCTGTGCAAGGAAAAGACGCCCAAGGGATTTTACGCCGACAAGAAATCTCGAAAAAAATAAAACCACAGCTCGTGGGCAAACATACCTTGAGAGCCATTCAAACTACAACAGCAACTCCATTAATACAAGCCATACAATGGTTGCTAGAAACAAAACCAAAAGGAATTACATTACAAAGTAATATAGATGCTAAAGCGTTTTTAAACGGCAGATTTGTAAAAGCTGTTTACGGAAAAATTTGA
- a CDS encoding DNA polymerase III subunit alpha: MYLNCHSYYSLRYGTFSEIELLELAKANQISSLVLTDINNTSACLNFIRQSKKYHIKPIVGIDFRNGAKQQFVGIARNNQGFYELNRFLSQHLECKMPLPDKAPHFSNAYIVYPFEQVLELGLITFEANEFIGISIEDLKKLQFSKLKALGDKLVIQQPVTVRNKKDFNAHRLLRAIDNNCLLSKLPKTEECQPNEKMISKEDLEMAFSDFPHIIENTIHLLSQCAIDFGFGATRKSQNLKLYSNSVENDYILLKNLCDAGLLKRYPNPTEKVYKRLNTELKTIKDLNFVSFFLINHDIVTYAKSKGYFHVGRGSGANSIVAYIIGITDVDPIELDLYFERFINPFRASPPDFDIDFSWKDRDDVTQYIFNRFKNTALLATYNTFKFKAVVRELGKVFGLPKEEIDKLSQRDLPISQVDEFGQLVLKYSKLIDGFPNYVSVHSAGILILDAPIHNYSATFLPPKGYPTVQFDMLIAEDVGIFKFDILGQRGLAKIKDALDIIAKNRPELPAIDIHDLPRFKTDKKINDLLKSGGAIGAYYVESPAMRGLMTKLQTQDYLGLVAASSIIRPGVAGSGMKEEFIKRHRFPESRKNAHPILLQIMPETYGVMVYQEDVLKVANQFADLTLGEADVLRRGMSGKYRSREEFLAVEQKFISNCRNKGYSDALIFEVWNQIKSFAGYAFAKGHSASYAVESYQSLYLKCYFPIEFMVAVLNNGGGFYSAEHYLHEARMQGANIKLPCINHSDHANSVAGKDIYLGFGYLKNLEKLVIQRILTERQLYGHYSSLEDFIDRVSISIEQLSILIRIDAFRFTQKSKTELLWQAMFKLNASRSTNKQPKLFKPVHKHFDLPALEVCDVENAYDEMELLGFPLCGYFDLVDEVLENDITANEMGHYVNKEVIMYGNLVNTRYNKTAQGKLMRLSTFVDKHGKYFDAVHFTNVVHQYPIHGLGIYKCLGVITEKFGFCSMIISKSRKVRIKPNPRGVG; the protein is encoded by the coding sequence ATGTATTTAAATTGTCATTCTTATTATTCGTTGCGCTATGGCACATTTTCTGAAATTGAATTGTTAGAACTCGCCAAAGCAAACCAGATATCCAGCTTAGTATTAACAGATATTAATAATACTTCGGCATGCTTAAATTTTATACGACAGTCTAAAAAGTACCATATAAAACCCATAGTAGGTATTGATTTTAGAAACGGCGCCAAGCAACAATTTGTGGGTATAGCGCGAAACAACCAAGGTTTTTATGAGTTAAATAGGTTTTTATCGCAGCATTTGGAGTGTAAAATGCCGCTGCCAGATAAAGCCCCTCATTTCTCTAACGCCTATATTGTTTACCCTTTTGAACAGGTTTTAGAATTGGGTTTGATAACTTTTGAAGCCAATGAATTTATTGGTATTTCTATTGAAGACCTAAAAAAACTACAATTTTCTAAATTGAAGGCCTTAGGCGATAAATTGGTTATCCAACAACCCGTTACGGTTAGAAATAAGAAAGATTTTAACGCCCACCGATTGCTTAGAGCTATCGATAATAATTGTTTATTAAGTAAACTTCCAAAAACTGAAGAATGCCAACCTAACGAAAAAATGATTTCAAAAGAAGACTTAGAAATGGCATTTTCCGATTTTCCACATATTATCGAAAACACGATCCATCTTTTGAGCCAATGTGCTATTGATTTTGGTTTTGGAGCTACGCGAAAATCTCAAAACCTGAAATTGTATTCTAATTCGGTTGAAAACGATTACATCCTCTTAAAAAACTTATGCGATGCAGGCTTATTAAAACGATATCCTAACCCTACAGAAAAGGTGTATAAAAGATTAAACACAGAGTTAAAAACCATAAAGGATTTAAACTTTGTGAGTTTCTTTTTAATCAATCATGATATTGTTACTTACGCTAAAAGTAAAGGTTATTTTCATGTGGGGCGGGGCAGTGGAGCCAATAGTATTGTGGCTTATATTATTGGTATTACAGATGTGGATCCCATAGAACTGGATTTGTATTTTGAGCGGTTTATAAATCCGTTTCGCGCATCGCCACCAGATTTTGATATCGATTTCTCATGGAAAGATAGAGACGATGTTACCCAATATATTTTTAATAGATTTAAAAACACTGCACTTTTAGCAACCTATAATACTTTTAAATTTAAAGCGGTAGTTAGAGAATTGGGTAAGGTTTTTGGTTTGCCTAAAGAAGAAATTGATAAATTAAGCCAAAGGGATTTGCCTATTAGTCAAGTTGATGAGTTTGGGCAATTGGTTTTAAAATACAGCAAATTAATTGATGGTTTTCCTAATTATGTGAGCGTACATTCGGCAGGAATTTTAATTTTAGATGCGCCTATTCATAATTATTCGGCAACATTTTTACCACCCAAAGGTTATCCTACGGTACAATTTGATATGCTTATAGCCGAAGATGTGGGTATTTTTAAATTCGATATTTTAGGACAACGGGGTTTGGCGAAAATTAAAGATGCTCTAGACATTATAGCGAAAAACAGACCCGAATTACCAGCTATCGATATTCATGATTTACCACGTTTTAAAACCGACAAAAAAATAAACGATCTCCTTAAAAGTGGTGGTGCCATAGGCGCTTATTATGTGGAGTCTCCTGCCATGCGTGGTTTAATGACAAAACTGCAAACCCAAGATTATTTGGGTTTAGTGGCGGCAAGTTCTATAATTCGTCCAGGGGTGGCGGGTTCGGGCATGAAAGAAGAGTTTATAAAACGGCACCGATTTCCAGAATCTAGGAAAAATGCACACCCTATTTTATTACAAATCATGCCAGAAACTTATGGTGTGATGGTGTATCAAGAAGATGTTTTAAAAGTTGCCAATCAATTTGCAGATTTAACCTTGGGCGAAGCCGATGTTTTGCGTCGCGGTATGAGTGGTAAGTACCGCTCACGTGAAGAGTTTTTAGCCGTCGAGCAAAAGTTTATTTCAAATTGTAGAAACAAAGGCTACAGCGATGCTTTAATATTTGAGGTCTGGAACCAAATAAAAAGTTTTGCAGGCTATGCTTTTGCCAAAGGGCACTCGGCTTCTTATGCTGTAGAAAGCTATCAAAGTCTGTATTTAAAATGTTATTTTCCTATTGAGTTTATGGTTGCTGTGCTAAATAATGGTGGCGGTTTTTACAGTGCAGAACATTATTTACACGAAGCCAGAATGCAAGGCGCCAATATTAAATTACCTTGTATAAACCATAGCGACCATGCAAATAGCGTGGCAGGCAAAGACATTTATCTGGGCTTTGGCTATTTGAAAAATCTGGAAAAACTCGTGATTCAAAGAATACTAACCGAAAGACAATTATATGGGCATTACAGCTCTTTAGAAGATTTTATTGATCGAGTAAGTATTAGTATAGAGCAATTATCTATTTTAATACGTATTGATGCTTTTAGGTTTACGCAAAAATCGAAAACCGAACTGCTCTGGCAGGCCATGTTTAAGCTTAATGCCTCTAGATCTACTAATAAGCAGCCCAAATTATTTAAACCTGTGCATAAACATTTCGATTTGCCCGCTTTAGAAGTCTGCGACGTAGAAAATGCTTATGATGAAATGGAGCTATTAGGATTTCCCTTATGTGGTTATTTCGATTTGGTGGATGAAGTCTTAGAAAACGATATTACCGCCAATGAGATGGGCCATTACGTGAATAAAGAGGTTATTATGTACGGCAATTTAGTAAACACCAGATACAACAAAACCGCTCAAGGCAAATTAATGCGGTTAAGCACGTTTGTAGATAAACACGGTAAGTATTTTGATGCGGTGCATTTTACTAATGTGGTGCATCAATACCCCATACATGGTTTGGGTATTTACAAATGCCTTGGCGTTATTACCGAAAAGTTTGGGTTTTGCAGTATGATAATTTCAAAAAGCAGAAAGGTGCGTATAAAACCCAATCCTAGAGGAGTGGGTTAA
- the dinB gene encoding DNA polymerase IV: MEKNILHLDLDTFFVSCERLIDSRLKNRPLLVGGTGDRGVVAACSYETRGFGVHSGMSMKVAKRLCPEAVVIKGNSSIYTKYSHLVTEIIKEKVPVFEKASVDEFYADLTGMDKFHGTYKYASELRQKIIKDSGLPISFGLSCNKIVSKVATGEAKPNNQLMIDSGFEKSFLAPLSIRKIPSVGQKTYQILRNLGVDKVKVVQQMPVEMMMSALGANGVTIWKRAQGIDNTPLIPFHERKSISTERTFGKDTIDTQKLRTTIFAMAENLAFQLRNADKLASTISVKIRYSDFNTYNKQVKIPYSSADHVIIPAALELFEKLYNRRLLVRLVGVKITNIVSGNYQINLFDDTEEMLNLYHVMDRVRQKYGELSIMRAASMGAKTIGRFQNPFNGEPPILLAHRKQ; this comes from the coding sequence GTGGAAAAAAATATTTTACATCTGGATTTAGACACCTTTTTTGTGTCTTGTGAACGCTTAATAGATAGTCGCCTAAAAAACAGGCCCTTATTAGTTGGCGGCACGGGCGATCGAGGCGTGGTTGCAGCTTGTAGTTACGAGACAAGAGGCTTTGGTGTGCATTCTGGCATGTCTATGAAGGTGGCCAAACGCCTGTGTCCTGAAGCGGTTGTTATTAAAGGGAATTCTAGTATTTATACCAAATATTCTCATTTGGTTACCGAAATTATTAAGGAGAAAGTCCCCGTTTTTGAAAAAGCCAGTGTCGATGAATTTTATGCCGATTTAACCGGTATGGATAAATTTCATGGCACTTATAAATATGCTTCAGAGCTCCGACAAAAAATAATAAAAGATTCTGGATTGCCTATCTCTTTTGGTTTGTCGTGTAATAAAATTGTTTCTAAAGTAGCTACTGGGGAGGCCAAACCTAACAACCAATTAATGATTGATTCTGGGTTTGAAAAATCGTTTTTAGCACCACTATCCATTCGTAAAATTCCGTCGGTTGGCCAAAAAACCTATCAAATTCTTAGAAATCTGGGTGTAGATAAAGTTAAGGTGGTGCAACAAATGCCTGTAGAAATGATGATGAGTGCCTTGGGTGCCAACGGCGTTACCATTTGGAAAAGAGCACAAGGTATTGACAATACACCCTTAATACCTTTTCACGAAAGAAAATCGATTTCTACAGAGCGTACTTTTGGGAAAGATACTATTGATACACAAAAGCTACGGACTACCATTTTTGCTATGGCTGAAAATTTAGCGTTTCAATTACGAAATGCCGATAAACTAGCGAGCACCATAAGTGTAAAAATTAGATATTCAGATTTTAACACTTATAACAAACAGGTTAAAATACCGTATTCTAGTGCCGACCACGTGATTATTCCCGCAGCATTAGAGCTGTTTGAAAAGTTGTATAACCGCCGATTATTGGTAAGATTGGTAGGTGTAAAAATCACAAATATTGTTAGTGGTAACTATCAAATAAATTTGTTTGATGATACTGAAGAGATGCTCAACCTCTACCATGTTATGGACCGCGTAAGGCAAAAATATGGTGAATTAAGCATTATGCGCGCTGCTTCTATGGGCGCAAAAACCATAGGACGATTTCAAAACCCATTTAATGGCGAACCACCAATTTTATTAGCACACAGAAAACAATAA
- a CDS encoding XRE family transcriptional regulator, protein MNYISKNIQHLRSLKKLSQEALAEELKVSRSRISSYEEGRSAPSIEFIISFSDYVKIPIDILLRKDLTKSTDFSYIELNNQRVLFPITVDTDNNNLIEVVPVKATAGYLAGYDDAEYIEQLQKIKLPFLPTGKHRAFPIKGDSMLPMKDGAFVVGRFIEDRSDIKSGRTYVLLTLNDGMVYKRVKNNIALDNSLLLMSDNKAYQDYSIPIDEVLELWEFTCSINTQEYNEEELKLSSIINMFNELGVELKALEKIIK, encoded by the coding sequence ATGAATTATATCTCTAAAAACATCCAGCATTTAAGAAGCCTTAAAAAGCTTTCTCAAGAGGCTCTTGCCGAAGAATTAAAGGTATCACGCTCACGCATAAGTTCTTATGAAGAGGGACGCTCTGCTCCATCTATTGAGTTTATAATTAGTTTTTCTGATTATGTTAAAATACCCATAGACATACTGCTTCGAAAGGACTTAACAAAATCGACCGATTTCTCGTATATCGAATTAAACAACCAACGGGTTTTGTTCCCGATTACGGTAGATACTGATAATAATAATTTAATAGAAGTGGTTCCTGTTAAAGCCACTGCGGGGTATTTAGCGGGTTATGATGATGCCGAATACATCGAGCAACTTCAAAAAATTAAACTCCCTTTTTTACCCACAGGAAAACACAGAGCCTTTCCTATTAAAGGCGACTCCATGCTTCCTATGAAAGACGGTGCTTTTGTTGTAGGCCGTTTTATTGAGGATCGCAGCGACATAAAATCTGGTAGAACTTATGTATTGTTAACGCTAAACGATGGCATGGTTTACAAACGCGTTAAAAACAATATCGCTTTAGACAACTCACTTTTGTTAATGTCTGATAATAAGGCTTATCAGGATTACAGCATTCCTATTGATGAGGTTTTAGAACTTTGGGAGTTTACCTGCAGCATTAACACTCAAGAATATAACGAAGAAGAATTAAAACTAAGCAGTATTATAAATATGTTTAATGAACTAGGTGTCGAGCTTAAAGCTTTAGAAAAAATAATAAAATGA
- a CDS encoding exonuclease domain-containing protein: MIYTIIDVETTGKGNRITEISIFKYDGHTVIDEFTSLVNPESYIPTHITALTGIDDALVANAPVFEAIAEDILSITEDAVFVAHNVNFDYNVIQGEFNRLNITFKRKKLCTVRLSRKLLSGHQSYSLGKLCKDLKINLVDRHRARGDAEATVILFELLLKQPHSEQVFKDFLNKNSREATLPPNLPKHVFEALPETPGIYYFKNKKSDIIYVGKAKNIKKRVLSHFYSKTKKSLDMVRETRDIDFERSGSELIALLMEDAAIKHHFPVFNQVSKRTIQSHAIFCYEDRNGILHLAVNKGRLVNNPLITFFNLRDTRLYLEKICIKYNLCPKYCHLQEAVTQCSHFSISNCKGVCKNEESYNDYNQRVLEAIHDISENKNDVVLKEQGRTPDEDAFIMIKGGVYLGYGFINKEESINHPDDLTHFLIPQKDNVDVQKILKNKLFAL; this comes from the coding sequence ATGATATACACCATTATTGATGTTGAAACCACCGGAAAAGGAAATCGTATTACAGAAATTTCGATTTTTAAATATGATGGTCATACGGTAATTGATGAATTTACCTCGCTGGTTAATCCAGAAAGCTATATTCCAACACATATTACCGCTCTTACCGGAATAGACGATGCGCTTGTTGCCAACGCCCCTGTTTTTGAAGCCATTGCTGAAGATATTTTAAGCATTACAGAAGATGCTGTTTTTGTAGCCCATAATGTTAATTTCGATTATAATGTGATTCAAGGTGAATTTAACCGATTAAATATCACCTTTAAAAGAAAGAAATTATGCACCGTTAGACTATCTAGAAAACTATTATCGGGACATCAATCTTACAGCTTAGGTAAGCTATGTAAAGATTTAAAAATAAATTTAGTAGACAGACACCGCGCACGTGGTGATGCCGAAGCGACTGTTATTTTATTTGAATTATTATTAAAACAACCCCATTCTGAGCAAGTTTTTAAAGACTTTTTAAACAAAAATTCAAGAGAAGCCACCTTACCGCCCAACCTGCCAAAACATGTGTTTGAAGCTTTACCAGAAACCCCTGGAATCTATTACTTTAAAAATAAAAAAAGCGATATTATTTATGTGGGCAAAGCTAAAAACATAAAAAAAAGAGTACTCAGCCATTTTTACAGTAAAACCAAAAAATCTTTAGATATGGTTAGAGAAACTAGAGACATCGATTTTGAGCGTTCTGGTAGTGAATTAATTGCGCTTTTAATGGAAGATGCCGCCATTAAGCACCATTTCCCTGTTTTTAACCAAGTTTCTAAACGCACTATACAATCGCATGCTATTTTTTGCTACGAAGACAGAAATGGCATTCTACACTTAGCCGTAAATAAAGGACGACTGGTTAACAATCCCTTAATTACATTTTTTAATCTGCGAGACACCAGGTTGTATCTTGAAAAAATATGCATTAAATACAATTTATGTCCTAAGTATTGCCATTTACAAGAAGCGGTGACACAATGCTCACACTTTAGCATCTCCAATTGTAAAGGCGTTTGTAAAAATGAAGAGTCTTATAACGACTACAACCAACGCGTTCTAGAAGCCATACACGATATTTCTGAAAACAAAAATGATGTGGTATTAAAAGAACAAGGACGAACGCCAGACGAAGATGCTTTTATTATGATTAAAGGTGGGGTGTATTTAGGCTACGGATTTATAAACAAAGAAGAATCTATAAACCATCCCGATGATTTAACGCATTTTTTAATCCCTCAAAAAGATAATGTTGATGTTCAGAAAATTTTGAAAAATAAATTGTTTGCGCTCTGA
- a CDS encoding alpha-amylase family glycosyl hydrolase, which yields MKQFLILVLTLLFFTNCAKKTNENLEIEKVETPFVWEAANLYFLLTDRFNNGDTSNDINFNRTQETGKLRGFEGGDIKGITKKIESGYFTNLGVNAIWMSPVVEQIHEGTNEGTGFTYGFHGYWTKDWTAMEPNFGTAEDLKRLVEVAHKNGIRIVLDAVINHTGPVTKKDPLWSSGWVRTGPKCTYDSYENTIACTLVENLPDIKTERDEAVDLPPHLVEKWKAEGRYEQEIAELDAFFKRTGYPRAPRFYIIKWLTDYITEFGIDGYRVDTVKHTEAFVWQEFKTECDYAFATYKKNNPDKVLDDTDFYLVGEVYNYGIDTGQYFDFGDKKVNYFDKAFHSLVNFQFKWNAKQMDYETLFSSYSKHLTTDLKNHGTLNYLSSHDDGQPFDAAREKPYETATKLLLAPGTSQIYYGDESARSLIIEGTQGDATLRSNMNWEAIANTAETKNIIKHWQKLGRFRANHPAVGAGIHKMISKAPYLFSRHFTKDNYNDVVVVGLNLQKGKKALDVSKVFEDGVVLRDAYSNQDVTVKQGKVVVNSEFGIVLLEVV from the coding sequence ATGAAACAATTTTTAATTCTAGTACTCACGCTTTTATTTTTTACAAATTGTGCTAAAAAAACCAACGAAAATTTAGAGATAGAAAAAGTTGAAACACCATTTGTATGGGAAGCCGCTAACTTATATTTTCTTTTAACCGATAGGTTTAATAATGGCGATACATCTAACGATATTAATTTTAATAGAACACAAGAAACTGGAAAACTGCGCGGTTTTGAAGGTGGTGATATAAAAGGCATTACTAAAAAAATTGAATCAGGATATTTTACCAATTTAGGCGTTAATGCCATTTGGATGTCGCCTGTTGTGGAGCAAATTCATGAGGGCACAAATGAAGGGACTGGATTTACTTATGGGTTTCATGGGTATTGGACAAAGGATTGGACGGCCATGGAACCCAATTTTGGCACAGCAGAAGATTTAAAGAGATTAGTAGAAGTGGCTCATAAAAATGGGATTAGAATTGTGTTGGATGCGGTTATAAATCACACGGGGCCTGTAACAAAAAAGGATCCGTTGTGGTCTTCAGGTTGGGTAAGAACTGGACCTAAATGTACTTACGACAGTTACGAAAACACGATCGCTTGCACCTTGGTTGAAAATCTTCCAGATATAAAAACAGAACGTGATGAAGCGGTAGATTTACCACCACATTTGGTTGAGAAATGGAAAGCAGAAGGTCGATACGAGCAAGAAATAGCTGAGCTTGATGCGTTTTTTAAACGCACGGGCTACCCCAGAGCACCACGGTTTTATATTATTAAATGGCTAACAGATTACATCACAGAATTTGGAATTGATGGCTATCGTGTGGATACCGTAAAACACACTGAAGCTTTCGTATGGCAAGAGTTTAAAACAGAATGCGATTACGCTTTCGCGACATACAAAAAGAATAACCCTGATAAAGTTTTAGACGATACCGATTTTTATTTGGTAGGAGAGGTTTACAATTATGGCATCGATACGGGGCAATATTTTGATTTTGGAGATAAAAAAGTGAATTATTTTGATAAGGCTTTTCATAGTCTTGTTAATTTTCAGTTTAAATGGAACGCCAAACAAATGGATTATGAGACCTTGTTTAGCAGCTATTCAAAACACCTTACTACAGATTTAAAAAATCACGGGACATTAAATTATTTATCATCTCATGATGATGGGCAACCTTTTGATGCTGCTCGCGAGAAACCTTACGAAACCGCTACCAAATTATTGTTGGCGCCAGGAACTTCTCAAATATATTATGGCGATGAGTCTGCACGGTCATTAATTATAGAAGGCACTCAAGGTGATGCCACATTGCGCTCTAACATGAATTGGGAGGCTATTGCGAATACTGCAGAAACCAAAAACATTATAAAACACTGGCAAAAACTTGGTCGGTTTAGAGCAAATCACCCCGCTGTGGGGGCAGGCATTCATAAAATGATTTCTAAAGCGCCCTACCTGTTTTCAAGACATTTTACAAAAGACAATTATAACGATGTTGTTGTTGTGGGCTTAAATTTACAAAAAGGTAAAAAAGCCTTGGATGTATCAAAAGTTTTTGAAGATGGTGTGGTTTTACGTGATGCGTATTCCAATCAAGATGTAACTGTAAAACAAGGTAAAGTTGTCGTGAATTCCGAGTTTGGTATAGTGCTTTTGGAGGTTGTTTAA